The following coding sequences are from one Triticum aestivum cultivar Chinese Spring chromosome 5A, IWGSC CS RefSeq v2.1, whole genome shotgun sequence window:
- the LOC542896 gene encoding beta-amylase, whose protein sequence is MEASVQQGNYVQVYVMLPLDAVSVNNRFEKGDELREQLKRLVEAGVDGVMVDVWWGLVEAKGPRAYDWSAYKQLFQLVHEAGLKLKAIMSFHQCGGNVGDVVNIPIPQWVRNVGASDPDIFYTDQHGTRNIEYLTLGVDDQPLFHGRSAVQMYTDYMASFRDNMKEFLDAGVIVDIEVGLGPAGELRYPSYPQSHGWSFPGIGEFICYDKYLQADFKAAAAMVGHPEWEFPRDAGQYNDTPQRTRFFVDNGTYLTEQGRFFLAWYSNNLIKHGDKILDEANKVFLGHRVQLAIKISGIHWWYKVPSHAAEITAGYYNLHDRDGYRPIARMLKRHRASLNFTCAEMRDSEQSSQAMSAPEELVQQVLSAGWREGLNMACENALPRYDPTAYNTILRNARPHGINKSGPPEHKLFGFTYLRLSNQLVEGQNYVNFKTFVDRMHANLPHDPCVDPVAPLQRSGPELTIEMILQAAQPKLDPFPFEEHTDLRVQGLGGIGGDVEGPTGGMGGEVQDPTGSMGGELPATV, encoded by the exons ATGGAAGCGAGCGTGCAACAAGGCAACTATGTCCAAGTCTACGTCATGCTCCCT CTGGACGCCGTGAGCGTGAACAACAGGTTCGAGAAGGGTGACGAGCTCAGGGAGCAACTGAAGAGGCTGGTAGAGGCCGGTGTGGATGGTGTCATGGTAGACGTCTGGTGGGGCTTGGTGGAGGCCAAGGGCCCCAGGGCGTACGACTGGTCCGCCTACAAGCAGTTGTTCCAGCTGGTGCATGAGGCTGGACTGAAGCTAAAGGCCATCATGTCATTCCACCAGTGTGGTGGCAACGTCGGTGATGTCGTCAACATCCCGATCCCGCAGTGGGTGCGGAATGTCGGTGCGAGTGATCCGGACATTTTCTACACCGACCAGCACGGGACTAGGAACATTGAGTACCTCACCCTTGGAGTTGATGACCAGCCTCTCTTCCATGGAAGATCTGCCGTCCAG ATGTATACTGATTACATGGCAAGCTTCAGGGACAACATGAAAGAGTTCTTGGATGCCGGTGTTATTGTAGACATTGAAGTCGGACTTGGCCCGGCTGGAGAGTTGAGGTACCCATCCTATCCTCAGAGCCATGGATGGTCATTCCCAGGCATCGGAGAATTCATC TGCTATGATAAGTACCTGCAAGCAGACTTCAAAGCAGCAGCAGCGATGGTTGGCCATCCTGAGTGGGAATTTCCTCGCGATGCCGGACAGTACAATGACACTCCCCAGAGAACTCGATTCTTCGTGGACAACGGAACATATCTCACTGAGCAGGGGAGGTTTTTCCTTGCATGGTACTCCAATAACCTGATCAAGCACGGTGACAAGATCTTGGACGAAGCAAACAAGGTCTTCTTGGGACACAGAGTGCAACTGGCAATCAAA ATCTCTGGCATTCACTGGTGGTACAAGGTTCCAAGCCATGCAGCCGAGATCACAGCTGGGTACTACAACTTACATGATAGAGATGGCTACAGACCCATAGCACGCATGCTCAAAAGGCACCGTGCTAGTCTTAACTTCACTTGCGCCGAGATGAGGGACTCGGAGCAAAGCTCACAGGCCATGAGCGCACCGGAAGAACTAGTCCAACAG GTGTTGAGTGCTGGATGGAGAGAGGGCCTAAATATGGCATGCGAAAATGCACTTCCTCGATATGATCCAACTGCTTACAACACCATACTCAGGAATGCAAGGCCTCATGGCATCAACAAGAGCGGCCCTCCTGAGCACAAGCTGTTTGGATTCACCTACCTCCGGCTGTCGAATCAGTTGGTGGAGGGACAAAACTATGTCAATTTCAAGACCTTTGTTGACAGAATGCATGCCAACCTG CCTCATGACCCATGTGTTGATCCAGTGGCGCCTTTGCAAAGATCAGGGCCAGAACTGACGATTGAAATGATCCTACAAGCAGCGCAGCCAAAACTGGATCCATTCCCCTTTGAAGAGCACACCGACCTGCGAGTTCAAGGCCTCGGTGGCATCGGTGGGGATGTTGAAGGCCCCACTGGTGGCATGGGTGGGGAGGTTCAAGACCCCACTGGTAG
- the LOC123108592 gene encoding heavy metal-associated isoprenylated plant protein 39 yields MAQKVVLRIPTMTDDKTKQKAMEAVADIYGIDSIAADLKDNKMTVIGAMDTVAIAKRLKKLGKIDIVSVGPAKEEKKPAPAPAAEKKGEEKKEDKKEEKKDDKKVDKK; encoded by the exons ATGGCCCAG AAGGTGGTGCTGAGGATTCCCACCATGACCGATGACAAGACCAAGCAGAAAGCCATGGAGGCCGTCGCCGACATCTACG GTATCGACTCGATAGCCGCGGACCTCAAGGACAACAAGATGACCGTCATAGGCGCCATGGACACGGTGGCCATCGCCAAGAGGCTCAAGAAGCTCGGCAAGATCGACATCGTCTCGGTTGGCCCGGCCAAGGAGGAGAAgaagccggcgccggcgccggctgcTGAGAAGAAgggcgaggagaagaaggaagacaagaaagaggagaagaaagatgaCAAGAAGGTCGACAAGAAGTGA
- the LOC123108593 gene encoding cytochrome P450 98A1, with product MDAASVLLPFVLALVAIPILLALLDWLRLPPGPCPWPVVGNLRQIKPVRCRCFQEWAERYGPIFSVWFGSSLTVVVSTPELAKEVLKEHDQQLANRTRNRSTQRFSRNGQDLVWADYGPHYIKVRKLCNLELFTQKRLEALRPIREDEVTAMVASVHRAAIGPGNEGKPLVLRSHLAMVSFNNITRLVFGKRFMNANGDINEEGHEFKSIVNNGIKIGASLSIAEYVWYLRWLFPLNEELYKTHNERRDHLTKKIIEEHAKALEESGSKNHFVDALLTLREQYDLSDDTVFGLLWDIITTGMDTTVISVEWAMAELVRYPRVQKKLQEELDSVIGRDRVMSEADFQKLPYLLAVVKESLRLHPATPLMLPHKASASVKVGGYNIPKGADVTVNVWAIARNPDVWRNPLEYRPERFLEESIDIKGGDFRVLPFGAGRRVCPGAQLGINLVASMIGHLLHHFEWSLPEGTMPEDVDMMESPGIVMFMSTPLQAVAKPRLDKEELYNRVPVEM from the exons ATGGACGCGGCCTCGGTGCTTCTCCCCTTCGTCCTGGCGCTGGTGGCGATCCCGATCTTGCTCGCGCTACTCGACTGGCTGCGCCTCCCGCCGGGCCCGTGCCCGTGGCCGGTGGTAGGCAACCTGCGCCAGATCAAGCCCGTGCGTTGCCGCTGCTTCCAGGAGTGGGCGGAGCGGTACGGGCCAATCTTCTCCGTGTGGTTCGGCTCCTCCCTCACCGTTGTCGTCTCCACGCCGGAGCTGGCCAAGGAGGTGCTCAAGGAGCACGACCAGCAGCTTGCCAACCGCACCCGGAACCGCTCCACCCAGCGCTTCAGCCGCAACGGCCAGGACCTCGTCTGGGCCGACTACGGCCCGCACTACATCAAGGTGCGCAAGCTGTGCAATCTTGAGCTCTTCACGCAGAAGCGACTCGAGGCGCTCCGCCCCATCCGGGAGGACGAGGTCACCGCCATGGTCGCGTCCGTCCATCGCGCCGCCATCGGCCCCG GTAATGAAGGAAAGCCATTGGTTCTGAGGAGTCACCTTGCTATGGTGTCTTTCAACAATATAACACGGCTAGTTTTTGGGAAGCGGTTCATGAATGCAAATGGCGACATTAACGAAGAAGGGCATGAGTTCAAGAGTATTGTCAACAACGGGATAAAAATAGGTGCATCTCTCTCTATTGCTGAATATGTTTGGTACTTGAGATGGCTGTTTCCACTTAATGAGGAGCTTTACAAGACCCACAATGAGAGAAGGGATCACCTGACCAAGAAGATCATAGAAGAGCATGCGAAGGCCCTCGAGGAGAGTGGTAGCAAGAATCATTTCGTGGATGCACTGTTGACTCTCAGAGAACAGTATGACCTTAGTGATGACACAGTTTTCGGACTTCTATG GGACATCATCACTACTGGAATGGATACAACAGTCATATCAGTCGAGTGGGCAATGGCAGAGCTGGTCAGGTATCCCAGGGTGCAGAAGAAGCTGCAAGAGGAGTTGGACAGTGTCATCGGCCGTGACCGCGTCATGTCCGAGGCAGACTTCCAAAAACTGCCCTACTTGCTAGCCGTCGTCAAGGAGTCCCTCCGGTTGCACCCGGCAACGCCGCTCATGCTGCCGCACAAGGCCAGCGCAAGCGTCAAGGTCGGCGGCTACAACATCCCAAAGGGCGCCGATGTCACGGTGAATGTGTGGGCGATCGCTCGCAACCCCGATGTGTGGAGAAACCCGCTGGAGTACAGGCCGGAGCGTTTCCTCGAGGAGAGCATTGACATCAAGGGTGGTGACTTCAGGGTGCTCCCCTTCGGCGCGGGCCGGAGGGTGTGTCCTGGCGCGCAGCTGGGAATCAACCTCGTGGCCTCCATGATCGGGCACCTTCTGCACCATTTCGAGTGGTCTCTTCCAGAAGGTACCATGCCGGAGGATGTTGACATGATGGAGTCCCCTGGAATTGTCATGTTCATGAGCACGCCGCTGCAGGCTGTCGCCAAGCCGCGCCTGGACAAGGAGGAGTTGTACAACAGGGTCCCGGTTGAGATGTGA